In Syntrophorhabdus sp., the genomic window GCGTTCCTTTGTCGGGCCGTTGGCTAGCCGGTCATCCCTGTCTTCAGGATGTCCTTGACGATCTCCCGGTCCGGGTTCGGGAAGGCGTAGGTCTCGAGGTCTTCAAGGGCGACCCAGGCGACCTCCTCGTGGTCGGTAAGGGTGATGTCACCGGAGACATGGCGGGCCTTGTAGGCATAGAGCATGATGGCCGACTGGCAGTTGAGGACATGTTTTCTCGATGATATGAGCCGGCCCACGGCTATCTCGATACCGAGTTCCTCCCGTATCTCGCGCCTCAGGCACTCCTCGAGGGTCTCGCCGTCCTCGAGCTTGCCGCCGGGAAACTCCCAGGGGTGACCCGGAAAGGGAAGCTTCCGGCGGGCTATGAGTATCCTGCCATCCTTTTCAATAACGGCGGCGGTGACAGGCAGGTAATCGGGGTCGGTCATCGGGAAGGCTCCTCCATGGAGAGGATGATAACACAAAAGACGAAGGGTTAAAACCGCTTGAACCGCTTAAGCCGCTTGAACGTTAAGAACTGAAAACAGAGAGACTGACGCGGTTGGTTCCCCAGATGACAACCGGGAGTCGGACCGTGCCCTTTTGCTTGTCTCTCGTTTTTGAACGGTTCAAGCTGCTCAAGCTGTTCAAGCTTTTTTCTTTATTCCTGTGGCGAGGATGATGGCTATGGCTATGGAGATCGCGCCGGCGGCGAAGGCCGTGAAGTAGGAGCGGGTGATGTCGAAGGAGAAGCCGGCGATGAGGGGGCCGGCGGAGCCGCCTATGGTGGCGCCCAAAAGGGAGATCCCGAAAAGGGAGCCCATGGCCTTGACCCCGAAGAGCTCCGCGTGGGCAAGGGGGAATATGGAGGCAAGGCCCCCGTATCCGAACCCGAAGATGACGACGAACGCCCAGAGCTGCCATTGGGAGCTGCCGAGGAAGGGAAGGAACATGGTAAAGCACTGGCAGCAGAGGATTATGATGAAGGAGCGTTTTATCCCCCACTTTTCGGTCAGGACCCCGAGGGAGAACCGCCCGACGACGCTCATGGCACCGACGGATCCCATCATGGCCGCCGCCCTGTTCACATTGGTTCCCTGGTCGGTGGCGTAGGGCACGAAATGGGCCATGATGATCCCGACCGCCACCATCCAGAGGCCGTGTATGACGAAGATGAACCACATGTTCCTTGTCCTCAGCGCCTCGGCCACGGTCATGGAATGTTCCGGCATATCGAGCTTGCGGGCGGCGTCAGGGTCCGCTTCCACGCCGTCCTTCGGCGGGGCGGTCAGCGGTTCGAGGCCAATGTCAGCTGGTTTTCCGCGAATGATCAGGGACTCCGAGACATATACCGACAATGCGATAATTCCCAGGACGAAGATGGCGACTCGCCAGCCGAAAGCCTGGATCAGCTTCTCCGACAGGGGTGAAAATATGAGCGTGCCCATGCCAAGGCCGCAGACGAGGATGCCCATGGCCATGCCCTTGCGGTGGACGAACCACTTGGAGACGGTGGCGGCCGTGGGGGCGTAGCAGGTGCCGACCCCGATGCCGACTGCGAGGCCCCAGGTCAGGTAAAGGACGGCTGTATGGTGGCAGAAGGCCGTGAGCATGCAGCCCGCAGCCATGATGGAACCCCCTGTGGCGATAACCTTCCGGGGGCCGTACCTGTCCGAGAACCAGCCCATTACCATGGAGGCGATGCCGTAAATGATGAAACCGACGGAGTAGATGCCCGAAAGGACGGCGCGAGAGCTTCCGAACTCTCCTAACCAGGCCTTGAAGAAGACGCTGAAGGAATAGATCGTCCCAAAACCGGTGCAGGTTCCCACAGCCGCAATGGCGACGATGATCCAGCCATAGAAGATACCGCTTCGACGAGAAATGCCGTTTCCCACGCTAGCTCCAACAAAACAACCAACGGTCCTACTGTCCCCGAAGCGACTGGCCTTCCTTCCCCACCATGCCAGTTCTGTTACCATAACACAGACTCGGAGCGGGGGGAAGGAAAAGATGCGGGAAAACCAAAGACGTTGCCTCTCGCCCGCTTCGCTCGAGGGCACAAAGTTAGTGAGGAGAGCACACAGAGGAAAGATATGGCCTGATCCCGGCGCCCGCCGGTATCAGGCCATCTTTGCATCCCGATTCGCGGGAGGCAAAACAAGAGTCTTGGTTTCAGGTGGGAGCGATGGGTCAGGGGATGGGAGTCTTAAGGGGTGAGGTAGTATAGGGGGTCTGGAGGATGATTATAGGACCTATAGGACCTATGACGACAGGGGGGATGAGGGTGGACAACTCCTTCAGGATAAAAAAACTATATTCTTTCTCTCCCGCCGGCACGGCGGGACGAGAAGGCCGCCGGATCTTGGGAGGCTCCAAGATCCGGCGGCAGTCTTTTCTCTCTTTCCTCCTCTCTCTGCGTCCTCTGTGAGCTTGAGAGAGGAACGCAAGCGACGAACGGGCGAGAGATAATGCCTTTGCCTCTAACGCCGTATCGTGACCCGGCCGTATTCGCCGTCGTAGCCGGGTTCGATGGTGACGTCGCCGGCCCGGACGCGGGCGATTGCCTCGGCTATATCGGGGTGGTCGGCGCGTGTGATCTCGGCCAGCGGTACGTCCATG contains:
- a CDS encoding (deoxy)nucleoside triphosphate pyrophosphohydrolase, with the translated sequence MTDPDYLPVTAAVIEKDGRILIARRKLPFPGHPWEFPGGKLEDGETLEECLRREIREELGIEIAVGRLISSRKHVLNCQSAIMLYAYKARHVSGDITLTDHEEVAWVALEDLETYAFPNPDREIVKDILKTGMTG
- a CDS encoding MFS transporter; this encodes MGNGISRRSGIFYGWIIVAIAAVGTCTGFGTIYSFSVFFKAWLGEFGSSRAVLSGIYSVGFIIYGIASMVMGWFSDRYGPRKVIATGGSIMAAGCMLTAFCHHTAVLYLTWGLAVGIGVGTCYAPTAATVSKWFVHRKGMAMGILVCGLGMGTLIFSPLSEKLIQAFGWRVAIFVLGIIALSVYVSESLIIRGKPADIGLEPLTAPPKDGVEADPDAARKLDMPEHSMTVAEALRTRNMWFIFVIHGLWMVAVGIIMAHFVPYATDQGTNVNRAAAMMGSVGAMSVVGRFSLGVLTEKWGIKRSFIIILCCQCFTMFLPFLGSSQWQLWAFVVIFGFGYGGLASIFPLAHAELFGVKAMGSLFGISLLGATIGGSAGPLIAGFSFDITRSYFTAFAAGAISIAIAIILATGIKKKA